In the Jatrophihabitans endophyticus genome, one interval contains:
- a CDS encoding flagellar basal body rod protein FlgB encodes MLDDVASLTLRTALAGLSQRQATTANNIANVETPGFSASQVDFESSLAAAVSSGDPAAARTSVTGTGDAAGVNGNNVSLEREMVNATKTTLQEQLMANALTTKYGYMSTVLKGV; translated from the coding sequence GTGCTCGACGATGTCGCGTCCCTCACGCTGCGCACCGCCCTCGCCGGGCTGTCGCAGCGTCAGGCGACCACGGCGAACAACATCGCCAACGTCGAGACCCCGGGGTTCAGCGCCTCGCAGGTCGACTTCGAGTCCAGCCTCGCCGCCGCCGTGTCGTCCGGCGACCCCGCCGCGGCCCGCACCTCGGTGACCGGGACCGGCGACGCCGCCGGCGTCAACGGCAACAACGTCAGCCTCGAGCGCGAGATGGTCAACGCGACCAAGACCACGCTGCAGGAGCAGCTGATGGCGAACGCCCTCACCACCAAGTACGGCTACATGTCGACCGTGCTGAAGGGCGTCTGA
- a CDS encoding flagellar basal body rod protein FlgC, with the protein MFQSITTAGTGLQSYHTWLDTIANNIANVNDTAGTSAAAFHEHYVVLQENGGNGSVGDGVHVAQVAAVSDTAATADAEYDPTNPQADANGDVYRARVDLPGQMGDMIAAQRAFQANANVVDRAKEVYEAAIGIGKGI; encoded by the coding sequence GTGTTCCAGTCGATCACCACGGCCGGCACCGGCCTGCAGAGCTACCACACCTGGCTCGACACGATCGCGAACAACATCGCGAACGTCAACGACACCGCCGGGACGAGCGCCGCGGCCTTCCACGAGCACTACGTGGTGCTGCAGGAGAACGGCGGCAACGGGTCCGTCGGCGACGGCGTGCACGTCGCGCAGGTCGCCGCCGTCTCGGACACCGCCGCGACCGCGGACGCCGAGTACGACCCGACGAACCCGCAGGCCGACGCGAACGGCGACGTGTACCGCGCGCGGGTCGACCTGCCGGGCCAGATGGGCGACATGATCGCCGCGCAGCGTGCCTTCCAGGCCAACGCCAACGTCGTCGACCGCGCCAAAGAGGTCTACGAGGCCGCCATCGGGATCGGCAAGGGCATCTGA
- a CDS encoding flagellar hook-basal body complex protein FliE, translated as MTTPIGAIAPISSLGSLGSVGSVAPSGETAAAAGSGGSDFAAQLGKGLDAVSGAQNSADSLAVQAATGQNVDPAAITVAATQAQLMTQLAASVQSKAVAAFNTIMGMQA; from the coding sequence ATGACGACTCCCATCGGCGCGATCGCGCCCATCTCCTCGCTCGGCAGCCTCGGCTCCGTCGGCAGCGTCGCCCCGTCCGGCGAGACCGCGGCCGCCGCCGGCTCGGGCGGCAGTGACTTCGCCGCCCAGCTCGGCAAGGGCCTCGACGCGGTGTCCGGCGCGCAGAACAGCGCCGACAGCCTCGCCGTGCAGGCCGCGACCGGCCAGAACGTCGACCCCGCGGCGATCACCGTCGCCGCCACCCAGGCGCAGCTGATGACCCAGCTCGCCGCGTCCGTCCAGAGCAAGGCCGTGGCTGCCTTCAACACCATCATGGGGATGCAAGCGTGA
- the fliF gene encoding flagellar basal-body MS-ring/collar protein FliF, translated as MSGKPDIKTQVTDFAKKRWADFQGFSPGQKAVTVFAVLALAIGGYFLATWKSEPAYAPLYSNLAATDASSIVDKLNSQGIPYKLTDGGAGINVPVDQVDTARLAVSAAGLPNSGQTGYALLDKEGVTTSQFKQQVDYQRAVEGELAKTIQSIQGVQAASVHLAIPQEDVFNDGTSTPTAAVLLTVSPGTQLTASQVQSVVYLVSSSVQGMKTGNVTVTDSNGNVLNSPDGGMSGAVNTATQAKAAQDYNTRTAAQLQSAIDASLGTGHAKVIVNATLNFDKSTTKTNKYLYQKGIPPVSESKKTEKYAGTGGTAGGTAGTNTDTNGTSSTNATSTGNGNGNGYDSTEETKNNALGTQENTTETAPGAVQNQHIAVMLDDKAKGLDTVGIQNLVKSAVGYDAKRGDTLSVEAMPFDTSALTQSTQAAKAAAAQEAAAKSHDQMISLIKQGVFGALLLALVVGTWLASRKRRGGAPVQPEPVDDGPDLMDDLMPATEPEPPVRAFPAAVQSDESERAAERRRELVRAADNRPAEVAHLLSGWLSTKEN; from the coding sequence ATGAGCGGCAAGCCGGACATCAAGACGCAGGTCACCGACTTCGCGAAGAAGCGCTGGGCCGACTTCCAGGGCTTCAGCCCGGGTCAGAAGGCCGTCACGGTCTTCGCGGTGCTCGCGCTCGCGATCGGCGGCTACTTCCTCGCGACGTGGAAGTCCGAGCCGGCGTACGCGCCGCTGTACTCGAACCTCGCCGCGACCGACGCCAGCTCGATCGTCGACAAGCTCAACTCCCAGGGCATCCCCTACAAGCTCACCGACGGCGGCGCGGGCATCAACGTGCCGGTCGACCAGGTCGACACCGCCCGCCTCGCGGTCAGCGCAGCCGGCCTGCCGAACTCGGGCCAGACCGGGTACGCGCTGCTCGACAAGGAGGGCGTGACGACCTCGCAGTTCAAGCAGCAGGTCGACTACCAGCGCGCGGTCGAGGGCGAGCTCGCCAAGACCATCCAGTCGATCCAGGGCGTGCAGGCCGCGTCGGTCCACCTCGCGATCCCGCAGGAGGACGTCTTCAACGACGGGACGAGCACCCCCACCGCGGCCGTCCTGCTCACCGTCTCGCCCGGCACCCAGCTGACCGCCTCGCAGGTGCAGTCGGTCGTCTATCTGGTGAGCTCCAGCGTCCAGGGCATGAAGACCGGCAACGTCACGGTCACCGACTCCAACGGCAACGTGCTCAACTCGCCCGACGGCGGGATGTCCGGCGCCGTGAACACCGCGACCCAGGCCAAGGCCGCGCAGGACTACAACACCCGGACGGCGGCACAGCTGCAGTCGGCCATCGACGCCTCCCTCGGCACCGGGCACGCGAAGGTCATCGTGAACGCGACGCTCAACTTCGACAAGTCGACGACCAAGACGAACAAGTACCTGTACCAGAAGGGCATCCCGCCGGTCTCGGAGTCGAAGAAGACCGAGAAGTACGCCGGCACGGGCGGCACCGCCGGCGGCACCGCGGGCACGAACACCGACACCAACGGCACGAGCAGCACCAACGCGACCAGCACCGGCAACGGCAACGGCAACGGGTACGACAGCACCGAGGAGACGAAGAACAACGCCCTCGGCACCCAGGAGAACACCACCGAGACCGCGCCCGGTGCGGTGCAGAACCAGCACATCGCCGTCATGCTCGACGACAAGGCCAAGGGCCTCGACACCGTCGGCATCCAGAACCTGGTGAAGTCCGCGGTCGGGTACGACGCCAAGCGGGGTGACACCCTCTCGGTCGAGGCCATGCCCTTCGACACCTCGGCGCTGACGCAGTCGACACAGGCGGCGAAGGCGGCCGCCGCGCAGGAGGCCGCGGCGAAGAGCCACGACCAGATGATCAGCCTGATCAAGCAGGGCGTGTTCGGTGCGCTGCTGCTGGCGCTGGTGGTCGGCACCTGGCTCGCCTCACGCAAGCGCCGCGGCGGTGCGCCGGTGCAGCCGGAGCCGGTCGACGACGGCCCCGACCTGATGGACGACCTGATGCCGGCCACCGAGCCCGAGCCGCCGGTGCGTGCCTTCCCGGCCGCCGTCCAGTCCGACGAGTCCGAGCGCGCCGCCGAGCGCCGCCGCGAGCTCGTCCGCGCCGCCGACAACCGCCCGGCAGAGGTCGCGCACCTGCTGTCCGGCTGGCTCAGCACGAAGGAGAACTGA
- the fliG gene encoding flagellar motor switch protein FliG yields MTVLAFPGNATAPTTEVEALPVGLNPRQKAAVLVLQLGREESARVLAELTEAELEALSIEIARLGTVAPGIAASVLDEFAYLLDDIKGGQARGGMDAAMNMLTASVGVERAMAIVDRVSHNFVEMPFTFLQKLDHRQIVSFLADEHPQTIALVLAHLPATIAAPILAGLNRDLQASVAHRIAVMDRTSPELIRQVEQSLERRLSSMGVRSDLSTVGGLRPLVDIINRADRATERMIIDGLEELDSGLAERVRSQMFMFEDIVGLEDRAIQLVVRQVPVNELAIALKGVSDTVRAKVMQNMSERSAQGLTEELDVLGPTRVHVVEEAQAAVVRVIRQLEESGEITVGRGEEDAFVA; encoded by the coding sequence ATGACCGTCCTGGCCTTCCCCGGCAACGCGACCGCGCCGACCACCGAGGTCGAGGCGCTGCCCGTCGGTCTCAACCCGCGCCAGAAGGCAGCCGTGCTCGTGCTGCAGCTCGGCCGCGAGGAGTCCGCCCGCGTGCTCGCCGAGCTGACCGAGGCCGAGCTCGAGGCGCTGTCGATCGAGATCGCCCGGCTCGGCACGGTCGCCCCCGGCATCGCCGCGTCCGTGCTCGACGAGTTCGCCTACCTGCTCGACGACATCAAGGGCGGGCAGGCCCGCGGTGGCATGGACGCGGCCATGAACATGCTGACCGCGTCGGTCGGCGTCGAGCGGGCCATGGCCATCGTCGACCGGGTCTCGCACAACTTCGTCGAGATGCCGTTCACCTTCCTGCAGAAGCTCGACCACCGGCAGATCGTGTCGTTCCTGGCCGACGAGCACCCGCAGACGATCGCGCTCGTGCTCGCCCACCTGCCGGCCACCATCGCCGCGCCGATCCTCGCCGGGCTCAACCGCGACCTGCAGGCCAGCGTCGCCCACCGCATCGCGGTCATGGACCGGACCTCGCCGGAGCTGATCCGCCAGGTGGAGCAGAGCCTCGAGCGGCGGCTGTCCTCGATGGGCGTCCGCTCGGACCTCTCGACCGTCGGTGGCCTGCGCCCGCTCGTCGACATCATCAACCGCGCCGACCGCGCCACCGAGCGCATGATCATCGACGGGCTGGAGGAGCTCGACTCCGGTCTCGCCGAACGGGTCCGCAGTCAGATGTTCATGTTCGAGGACATCGTCGGCCTCGAGGACCGCGCGATCCAGCTCGTCGTGCGCCAGGTGCCGGTCAACGAGCTCGCGATCGCGCTGAAGGGCGTCTCGGACACGGTCCGCGCCAAGGTCATGCAGAACATGTCCGAGCGTTCGGCGCAGGGGCTGACCGAGGAGCTCGACGTGCTCGGCCCGACCCGCGTGCACGTGGTCGAGGAGGCGCAGGCCGCGGTCGTGCGGGTCATCCGCCAGCTCGAGGAGTCGGGCGAGATCACGGTCGGAAGGGGCGAGGAAGATGCCTTCGTCGCCTGA
- a CDS encoding FliH/SctL family protein, which translates to MPSSPDTAVSVPTPAATPELVRWEPVELTATAPAVSGAGRARTAAWSFEEAFPPAPVAAPEPFAVSPRSGIPDAVLADARKAAQSAGYAEGFASGVAEARFRAEADATAEHARAERAAVQARIAVERATSALVAASTELAGRTAVTLADVESLVVSAAYDVAEAVVGAVVRHDPQRGANAITRALALVPDGATDVSVALNPTDLATIDASGSFAGVRLVADASLAPGDAIAVGDATTVDARIAAGLARVREVLGR; encoded by the coding sequence ATGCCTTCGTCGCCTGACACCGCCGTGTCCGTCCCGACGCCGGCCGCGACGCCGGAGCTCGTGCGCTGGGAGCCGGTCGAGCTCACCGCCACCGCGCCGGCCGTCTCGGGCGCCGGTCGTGCGCGCACCGCCGCCTGGTCGTTCGAGGAGGCCTTCCCGCCCGCGCCCGTCGCCGCGCCCGAGCCGTTCGCCGTCTCGCCGCGTTCGGGGATCCCGGACGCGGTCCTGGCCGACGCGCGCAAGGCCGCGCAGTCCGCCGGCTACGCCGAGGGCTTCGCCAGCGGCGTCGCCGAGGCGCGCTTCCGTGCCGAGGCCGACGCGACGGCCGAGCACGCCCGCGCCGAGCGGGCGGCCGTCCAGGCCCGCATCGCCGTCGAGCGCGCCACGAGCGCGCTGGTCGCGGCCTCGACCGAGCTGGCCGGCCGCACCGCGGTCACCCTCGCCGACGTCGAGTCGCTCGTCGTGTCGGCGGCCTACGACGTGGCCGAGGCCGTCGTCGGCGCGGTCGTGCGGCACGACCCGCAGCGCGGTGCCAACGCGATCACGCGCGCCCTCGCCCTCGTGCCGGACGGCGCGACCGACGTCAGCGTCGCCCTGAACCCGACCGACCTCGCGACGATCGACGCCAGCGGCTCGTTCGCCGGTGTGCGGCTGGTCGCCGATGCCTCGCTCGCCCCGGGCGACGCGATCGCCGTCGGCGACGCCACCACCGTCGACGCCCGCATCGCCGCCGGGCTCGCCCGCGTCCGGGAGGTTCTCGGCCGATGA
- a CDS encoding FliI/YscN family ATPase: protein MTAVLQRMLAGVAEAVDAARPAVSGRVAEVRGLSIRVTGVQARVGDLVRIGEDTFAEVVAVQLTAEGRVSTCLPLGALTGIGAGDPVVSTGAPMSVRVGDELLGQVLDGLGRPLDGSRLPTGMARVGLDGTPPDALTRDRVDVPMPTGVRAIDTLTPVGRGQRLGIFAGSGVGKSSLLSMLTRGTSADVTVLALIGERGREVREFLEDDLGPEGLRNAVVVVATSDQPPMVRLRAAFVATRIAEFFRDGGKDVLLMMDSVTRLAIAQREIGLSAGEPPTTRGFPPSVFALLPQLLERAGAAATGSITGLYTVLVDGDDHNEPIADTVRSILDGHLVLERSLANAGHFPAVDVLQSVSRVAGAVTTAPQREVLREARRLIAARRDVKPLVEIGAYVAGTNPDADRALAAWPAIEGFLRQDLHDLTPSAQSWDALARAIGGAA, encoded by the coding sequence ATGACCGCCGTCCTGCAGCGCATGCTCGCCGGAGTCGCCGAAGCCGTCGACGCCGCCCGCCCGGCGGTGTCGGGTCGGGTCGCCGAGGTGCGTGGCCTGTCGATCCGGGTCACCGGGGTCCAGGCCCGCGTCGGTGACCTGGTGCGCATCGGCGAGGACACCTTCGCCGAGGTCGTCGCGGTGCAGCTCACCGCCGAGGGTCGCGTGTCGACGTGCCTGCCGCTCGGCGCGCTGACCGGCATCGGTGCCGGCGACCCCGTCGTCAGCACCGGCGCGCCGATGAGCGTCCGTGTGGGCGACGAGCTGCTCGGCCAGGTGCTCGACGGTCTGGGCCGCCCGCTGGACGGCTCGCGGCTGCCCACCGGCATGGCGCGCGTCGGTCTCGACGGGACGCCGCCGGACGCCCTCACCCGTGACCGCGTCGACGTGCCCATGCCGACCGGCGTGCGCGCGATCGACACGCTGACCCCCGTCGGCCGCGGCCAGCGCCTCGGCATCTTCGCCGGCAGCGGCGTCGGCAAGTCCAGCCTGCTGTCGATGCTGACGCGCGGGACGTCCGCCGACGTCACGGTCCTCGCGCTCATCGGCGAGCGTGGCCGCGAGGTCCGCGAGTTCCTCGAGGACGACCTGGGCCCGGAGGGGCTGCGCAACGCCGTCGTCGTGGTGGCGACGTCCGACCAGCCGCCGATGGTGCGCCTGCGCGCCGCCTTCGTCGCCACCCGCATCGCGGAGTTCTTTCGTGACGGCGGCAAGGACGTCCTGCTGATGATGGACAGCGTCACCCGGCTCGCCATCGCGCAGCGCGAGATCGGCCTGTCCGCGGGCGAGCCCCCGACGACGCGCGGTTTCCCGCCCTCGGTGTTCGCGCTGCTGCCGCAGCTGCTGGAGCGGGCCGGCGCGGCGGCGACCGGGTCGATCACCGGTCTCTACACCGTCCTCGTCGACGGCGACGACCACAACGAGCCCATCGCCGACACGGTCCGCTCGATCCTCGACGGCCACCTCGTGCTCGAGCGCTCGCTCGCGAACGCGGGTCACTTCCCGGCCGTCGACGTCCTGCAGTCGGTGTCGCGCGTGGCCGGTGCCGTCACCACCGCGCCGCAGCGCGAGGTGCTGCGCGAGGCGCGTCGGCTCATCGCCGCCCGCCGCGACGTCAAGCCGCTCGTCGAGATCGGCGCGTACGTGGCCGGCACCAACCCCGACGCGGACCGTGCGCTGGCCGCCTGGCCAGCGATCGAGGGCTTCCTGCGTCAGGACCTGCACGATCTGACCCCGTCCGCGCAGTCGTGGGACGCGCTGGCGCGCGCGATCGGCGGTGCGGCATGA